A genomic segment from Blastococcus sp. PRF04-17 encodes:
- a CDS encoding glycosyltransferase, translated as MSTGTAAQVGMPHSLSARLRAVSPAERTALLDRIASIVSTLSGEPAPGDRGELVPRFERLLAPADASAVWLALSVLEARLATAPEVRRTVRAIRLDGPGAAFGSRTAPLVTSWLGGFRHRPEVRVLRGAVLVDVDHTARAGLATGIQRVARETVRRWAAGHELRLVGWDSGYRHLRLLTPPECARALTGDGAPGPAGERDVVVVPWESTYLLPELSLERPRNERIAALAQFARCRTGVIGFDCVPMTTGETTAMGVSEAFATNLAAVRHMDRVSTISSAAAAEYRGWRTMLSSVGAGGPEISVEPLPGEVPGSTPDELDDARARLLVPGMPMVLCVGTHEPRKNHLALLHAAELLWREGLRFNLVLVGGRSWNDERFTRELAVAQARGRPVETVTTMSDSTLWAAYRLARCMVFPSLNEGFGLPVAEALSCGTPAVTSNFGSMAEIAADGGALLVDPRDDSSIAAGLRTVLTDDEAHRRLATAARARPRRTWEQYAHDVWDALAG; from the coding sequence ATGAGCACCGGCACCGCCGCGCAGGTGGGCATGCCGCACTCGCTGTCCGCGCGGCTGCGCGCCGTCTCCCCCGCCGAGCGGACGGCGCTGCTCGACCGGATCGCGTCGATCGTGTCGACGCTGTCCGGGGAGCCGGCGCCCGGGGACCGCGGCGAACTCGTCCCGCGCTTCGAGCGGCTCCTCGCACCGGCGGACGCCTCGGCCGTGTGGCTGGCCCTGTCGGTGCTCGAGGCCCGGTTGGCGACCGCGCCGGAGGTCCGCCGTACCGTTCGCGCCATCCGGCTCGACGGACCGGGTGCCGCGTTCGGCTCGCGGACCGCACCGTTGGTGACGTCCTGGCTGGGTGGATTCCGGCACCGCCCGGAGGTGCGCGTGCTGCGCGGCGCCGTGCTCGTCGACGTGGACCACACCGCGCGGGCCGGTCTGGCGACCGGCATCCAGCGGGTGGCGCGCGAGACGGTCCGGCGCTGGGCCGCCGGGCACGAGCTGCGGCTGGTCGGCTGGGACAGCGGGTACCGGCACCTCCGGCTGCTGACCCCGCCGGAGTGCGCCAGGGCGCTGACCGGCGACGGCGCCCCTGGCCCGGCAGGCGAGCGGGACGTCGTCGTCGTCCCGTGGGAGTCCACGTACCTGCTGCCGGAGCTGTCGCTGGAACGCCCGCGCAACGAGCGGATCGCCGCCCTCGCCCAGTTCGCGAGGTGCCGGACCGGCGTGATCGGCTTCGACTGCGTGCCCATGACCACCGGGGAGACGACGGCGATGGGCGTGAGCGAGGCGTTCGCGACCAACCTCGCCGCCGTCCGTCACATGGACCGGGTGTCGACCATCTCCTCCGCGGCCGCGGCCGAGTACCGCGGGTGGCGCACGATGCTGTCCTCCGTCGGCGCCGGGGGGCCCGAGATCTCCGTCGAGCCGTTGCCCGGCGAGGTGCCCGGCAGCACCCCGGACGAGCTGGACGACGCCCGTGCCCGGCTGCTGGTCCCCGGCATGCCGATGGTGCTCTGCGTCGGCACGCACGAGCCGCGCAAGAACCACCTGGCCCTGCTGCACGCCGCGGAACTGCTGTGGCGCGAGGGACTGCGCTTCAACCTCGTCCTGGTGGGCGGCCGGTCCTGGAACGACGAGCGCTTCACCAGGGAACTCGCCGTGGCGCAGGCCCGCGGGCGCCCCGTGGAGACGGTCACCACGATGTCGGACAGCACGTTGTGGGCGGCCTACCGGCTGGCCAGATGTATGGTGTTCCCGTCCCTGAACGAGGGTTTCGGGCTCCCCGTCGCCGAAGCCTTGTCCTGCGGCACCCCCGCCGTCACGTCGAACTTCGGCTCGATGGCGGAGATCGCGGCAGATGGTGGAGCGCTCCTGGTCGATCCGCGCGACGACTCGAGCATCGCTGCCGGCCTGCGCACCGTCCTCACCGACGACGAGGCGCACCGGCGGCTGGCCACGGCGGCGCGCGCCCGCCCGCGGAGGACGTGGGAGCAGTATGCACACGACGTGTGGGATGCCCTGGCGGGTTGA
- a CDS encoding glycosyltransferase family 4 protein has protein sequence MTAATDVAAPPRSPDRLSALRQRLGVTAAALGLDTRVAPETTLAVSQLYGRLVEHVHGDPGTDSLWLLMTAMSGALPEPEDIRAGMRARDLGGPADLATWLLEASYVAAGDAGSPDLEMDVVASAVVVDVDFTARHDLHTGIQRVVRETVPRWHREHELVLAAWTEAGGAMRSLGPAETDRILRWHGARAAAGAAGTGRPPHRLLVPWHCTVLFPENPPPEHCPAVAAMSLYSGSRTGLIGYDCIPAISPDLIPPGLPDRFMRYLEAVKHAHRVAGISAAATREFAGFVDMLVAQGLRGPSVVECVLPVEMPPGEPVAGTGAPLVVCIGSFEPRKNQLAVLHAAEHLWRAGLDFRLEFIGGSGLPTEFDAMLGRLVAAGRPVRRRTAVSDEQLWGTVRAARFSVFVSLHEGFGLPVAESLACGTPCLTSDTGSTREIAAGGGAVTVDPTDDLAIAEQMRRLLTDDQLVSTLREQALRRCPRTWDDYARELWAALVVGQDTGQGPR, from the coding sequence ATGACCGCCGCCACCGACGTGGCCGCTCCTCCCCGGAGCCCGGACCGCCTGTCCGCTCTCCGCCAGCGCCTCGGCGTCACCGCGGCCGCGCTCGGACTCGACACCCGGGTCGCACCGGAGACGACCCTCGCGGTCTCCCAGCTGTACGGGCGTCTGGTCGAGCACGTCCACGGGGACCCGGGGACGGACTCGCTGTGGCTGCTGATGACGGCCATGTCCGGCGCCCTGCCCGAACCCGAGGACATCAGGGCCGGGATGCGTGCGCGGGACCTGGGGGGTCCCGCGGACCTCGCGACCTGGCTGCTGGAGGCCTCCTACGTCGCGGCGGGCGACGCCGGCAGCCCCGACCTGGAGATGGACGTCGTGGCGTCGGCCGTGGTCGTCGACGTCGACTTCACGGCCCGCCACGACCTGCACACCGGGATCCAGCGCGTGGTCCGGGAGACGGTGCCCCGCTGGCACCGCGAGCACGAGCTCGTGCTCGCGGCCTGGACCGAGGCGGGAGGCGCCATGCGTTCCCTGGGGCCCGCCGAGACCGACCGCATCCTGCGCTGGCACGGCGCCCGGGCCGCCGCCGGGGCCGCGGGCACCGGCCGGCCGCCGCACCGCCTGCTCGTCCCCTGGCACTGCACCGTGCTCTTCCCGGAGAACCCCCCGCCGGAGCACTGCCCGGCAGTGGCGGCCATGTCCCTGTACTCCGGCAGCCGGACGGGCCTCATCGGCTACGACTGCATTCCCGCGATCAGCCCCGACCTGATCCCGCCGGGCCTGCCCGACCGCTTCATGCGCTACCTGGAGGCGGTCAAGCACGCGCACCGCGTCGCGGGCATCAGCGCGGCGGCGACCCGCGAGTTCGCGGGGTTCGTCGACATGCTGGTCGCGCAGGGGCTGCGCGGGCCCTCGGTCGTGGAGTGCGTCCTCCCCGTGGAGATGCCACCGGGCGAGCCGGTCGCCGGTACCGGCGCGCCGCTGGTCGTCTGCATCGGCAGCTTCGAACCCCGGAAGAACCAGCTCGCGGTGCTGCACGCCGCCGAGCACCTCTGGCGGGCGGGGCTGGACTTCCGCCTGGAGTTCATCGGCGGCAGCGGCCTGCCGACCGAGTTCGACGCGATGCTGGGGCGGCTGGTCGCCGCGGGGCGCCCGGTCCGGCGGCGGACCGCGGTCAGCGACGAACAGCTCTGGGGAACCGTCCGCGCCGCCCGCTTCTCGGTGTTCGTCTCGCTGCACGAGGGTTTCGGCCTCCCGGTCGCGGAGTCACTGGCCTGCGGCACACCGTGCCTGACCAGCGACACCGGCAGCACTCGCGAGATCGCAGCCGGCGGCGGGGCGGTGACCGTGGACCCGACCGACGACCTGGCGATCGCCGAGCAGATGCGCCGGCTGCTCACCGACGACCAGTTGGTGTCGACCCTGCGGGAGCAGGCGCTGCGGCGCTGCCCGCGGACCTGGGACGACTACGCCCGCGAGCTGTGGGCGGCCCTGGTGGTCGGGCAGGACACCGGGCAGGGGCCGCGATGA
- a CDS encoding glycosyltransferase family 4 protein — protein sequence MRLALDATPLLGQRSGVGRYVTGLVHGLAEISPELRPRLTLFSVRGQLPADLPRGARRAPGRFPARLLRPLWARTAFPPVEILSGPVDVFHGTNFVLPPAARAGGVVTVHDLAFLRYPGTVTGDVAHYRDLVPRALRRARAVVTVSEAMADEIRAEYAWLTPRVFVAPNGVDPSWARAQPASDEDLRRLGIPPRYVVFVGNMEPRKNLGTLLRAHTAARRQDPRVPPLVLVGPAGWGDRWQGAAPDARDAVLAGYLPGDDLQRVVARATAVCMPSRYEGFGLPVLEAMAAGRPVLASDIPAHREIAQGHAILLPPDDTDAWAEALTGLDRMTGGDAARRAHAAGFTWARSAATHLEAYRQAAERRRGDKGPT from the coding sequence GTGAGGCTGGCCCTCGACGCCACTCCGCTGCTCGGCCAGCGCAGCGGCGTCGGCCGCTACGTGACCGGGTTGGTGCACGGCCTGGCCGAGATCTCCCCCGAGCTCCGTCCGCGACTCACCCTGTTCAGCGTCCGCGGGCAGCTGCCCGCCGATCTCCCCCGTGGCGCACGCCGCGCGCCGGGGCGCTTCCCGGCACGGCTCCTGCGTCCGCTCTGGGCGCGCACGGCGTTCCCGCCGGTCGAGATCCTCTCGGGGCCGGTGGACGTCTTCCACGGCACGAACTTCGTGCTGCCACCCGCCGCCCGGGCCGGTGGGGTGGTCACCGTCCACGACCTGGCGTTCCTGCGCTACCCCGGCACGGTGACCGGTGACGTCGCCCACTACCGCGACCTCGTGCCCCGGGCGCTGCGCCGCGCCCGGGCCGTCGTCACCGTGAGCGAGGCGATGGCCGACGAGATCCGCGCGGAGTACGCCTGGCTCACCCCACGGGTGTTCGTGGCTCCCAACGGGGTCGACCCGAGCTGGGCCCGGGCGCAGCCCGCGTCCGACGAGGACCTGCGGCGGCTCGGGATCCCGCCGCGGTACGTCGTGTTCGTGGGCAACATGGAGCCGCGCAAGAACCTCGGCACGCTGCTGAGGGCCCACACCGCCGCCCGGCGGCAGGACCCCCGGGTACCGCCGCTCGTCCTCGTCGGACCCGCCGGATGGGGGGACCGTTGGCAGGGCGCCGCGCCGGATGCGCGGGACGCGGTCCTGGCGGGCTACCTGCCCGGGGACGACCTGCAGCGCGTCGTCGCCCGCGCGACGGCCGTGTGCATGCCCTCGCGCTACGAGGGCTTCGGACTGCCGGTGCTCGAGGCGATGGCCGCCGGGCGGCCGGTCCTGGCCAGCGACATCCCCGCGCACCGCGAGATCGCCCAGGGCCATGCGATCCTCCTGCCCCCGGACGACACCGACGCCTGGGCCGAGGCGCTCACCGGCCTGGACCGGATGACCGGCGGGGACGCGGCGCGGCGCGCGCACGCCGCCGGCTTCACCTGGGCGAGGAGCGCGGCCACGCACCTGGAGGCCTATCGCCAGGCCGCGGAGCGGCGACGGGGCGACAAGGGCCCGACGTAG
- a CDS encoding glycosyltransferase family 4 protein yields the protein MTSLLSRLQRSGTVSSTLAEAWARRVPEVRTALGAAPGPAVRVPGPAALAEALGDVVDHRDRGHVWLVLAALTGRLPEHATVVEVSRAAEFDDGASLWAAVAALTTQRSARRQVRIAVDEVLVDVAHTARTPLATGIQRVARETARRWLATRRCTPVSWSDGYESVRELTTTERARFGSSAPGSAEDPGETTVVVPWRSTYVVAELAAESERSARLLALAALSPNRTGVIGFDCVPLTSAETTQLGFAGVFAGNLAAVRSFDRIATISQAAATEYAGWRAMLSAIGMSGPAIASVPLPVEGEEPSEADLTAARARFVVGTLPLVLVVGSHEPRKNHLAVLHAAELLWREGVRFSLSFVGGNSWGSDSFSRRLSELQRAGRAVDTQSALSDNQLWAAYRLARCTVFPSLNEGFGLPVAESLAAGTPAITSQFGSMLEIAADGGAMTVDPHDDHALAAAMRQLLTDDVLHARLHRAALARPPRTWDMYADEVWDFLVAD from the coding sequence GTGACCTCCTTGCTCAGCCGGCTCCAGCGGAGCGGCACGGTCTCCTCCACGCTCGCCGAGGCCTGGGCCCGCCGGGTGCCGGAGGTCCGCACGGCGCTGGGGGCCGCCCCCGGCCCCGCCGTCCGCGTCCCCGGTCCCGCGGCCCTCGCCGAGGCGCTCGGGGACGTCGTCGACCACCGCGACCGTGGCCACGTCTGGCTGGTCCTCGCGGCCCTGACCGGCCGGTTGCCCGAGCACGCCACCGTCGTCGAGGTCAGCCGCGCCGCCGAGTTCGACGACGGCGCGTCCCTGTGGGCGGCGGTCGCCGCGCTGACCACCCAGCGCAGCGCCAGGCGGCAGGTCCGGATCGCGGTCGACGAGGTGCTCGTCGACGTCGCCCACACCGCGCGCACGCCACTGGCGACCGGCATCCAGCGCGTCGCCCGCGAGACGGCCCGCAGGTGGCTGGCCACCCGCCGGTGCACCCCGGTGTCCTGGTCCGACGGGTACGAGTCGGTGCGCGAGCTGACCACCACCGAGCGGGCCCGCTTCGGGAGTTCCGCACCCGGCTCCGCGGAGGATCCGGGCGAGACCACCGTCGTCGTGCCGTGGCGCTCCACCTACGTCGTGGCCGAGCTGGCCGCCGAGAGCGAGCGCAGCGCACGCCTCCTGGCGCTCGCGGCGCTGAGCCCCAACCGCACCGGGGTCATCGGGTTCGACTGCGTCCCGCTCACCTCCGCCGAGACCACGCAGCTCGGCTTCGCCGGTGTCTTCGCGGGGAACCTGGCCGCCGTCCGCTCCTTCGACCGGATCGCGACGATCTCGCAGGCCGCCGCCACCGAGTACGCCGGCTGGCGCGCCATGCTGTCCGCGATCGGGATGAGCGGACCGGCCATCGCGTCGGTGCCCCTGCCGGTCGAGGGGGAGGAGCCGTCCGAGGCGGACCTCACCGCGGCCCGGGCACGTTTCGTGGTGGGCACGTTGCCGCTGGTGCTCGTCGTGGGCAGCCACGAGCCGCGCAAGAACCACCTCGCCGTGCTGCACGCCGCCGAGCTGCTGTGGCGCGAGGGTGTCCGATTCAGTCTCAGCTTCGTCGGCGGCAACTCCTGGGGGAGCGACTCCTTCTCCCGGCGGCTGTCGGAGCTGCAGCGTGCGGGCCGCGCCGTGGACACCCAGAGCGCACTGTCCGACAACCAGCTGTGGGCGGCCTACCGGCTGGCCCGGTGCACCGTGTTCCCGTCCCTCAACGAGGGCTTCGGCCTCCCTGTCGCCGAATCGCTGGCGGCCGGCACCCCGGCCATCACGTCGCAGTTCGGCAGCATGCTGGAGATCGCCGCCGACGGCGGGGCGATGACGGTCGATCCGCACGACGACCACGCGCTGGCCGCCGCCATGCGGCAGCTCCTCACCGACGACGTCCTGCACGCCCGGCTGCACCGGGCGGCACTGGCCCGTCCGCCACGGACCTGGGACATGTACGCCGACGAGGTCTGGGACTTCCTGGTCGCCGACTGA
- a CDS encoding glycosyltransferase: MTEAPADTTAAPPRTGTRPVVLCTGSREPHKNQRAVLHAAERLWREGLDFEVRMVGGRGWNEDVLRPAADRLHADGRPLTELGRVSDAELTAALRAADLVAFVSLHEGYGLPVAEALACGTPVLTSDFGSQREIAEAGGCVTVDPRDDDAITDALRTLLTRPEELERLRAEIASRPARTWPEYADELWTCLVQGEGAR; the protein is encoded by the coding sequence GTGACCGAAGCGCCCGCCGACACGACCGCGGCGCCGCCGCGGACCGGCACCCGCCCGGTGGTCCTGTGCACCGGGAGCCGGGAGCCGCACAAGAACCAGCGTGCCGTCCTGCACGCCGCCGAGCGCCTCTGGCGGGAGGGCCTGGACTTCGAGGTGCGCATGGTCGGCGGGCGGGGCTGGAACGAGGACGTCCTCCGCCCGGCGGCCGACCGGCTGCACGCCGACGGACGCCCGCTGACCGAGCTGGGCCGGGTCAGCGACGCGGAACTCACCGCGGCCCTGCGCGCGGCCGACCTGGTCGCCTTCGTGTCGCTGCACGAGGGCTACGGCCTGCCGGTCGCCGAGGCCCTCGCCTGCGGCACCCCCGTCCTGACGTCGGACTTCGGCAGTCAGCGCGAGATCGCCGAGGCCGGTGGCTGCGTGACGGTCGACCCTCGGGACGACGACGCGATCACCGACGCGCTCCGGACACTGCTGACCCGACCCGAGGAGCTCGAGCGGCTGCGCGCCGAGATCGCCTCCCGCCCGGCACGGACGTGGCCGGAGTACGCCGACGAGCTCTGGACCTGTCTCGTCCAGGGAGAGGGTGCCCGGTGA
- a CDS encoding FkbM family methyltransferase, with the protein MPPFISYAQNREDVVLFRALGHIPAGRYVEVGANHPTHDSATFAFYERGWRGLTVEPVPYFADLHREQRPRDTLVEAAVTHRDVGEVTLHVVPGTGLSTIVDAVSDQHVASGIATEELGVPAVRLDALLADQGWSEDEDIHFLLVDVEGAEQEVLQSIDLRRWRPWVLVIEATEPNSTASTHGEWEDGVLEAGYEYCLFDGLSRYYVAAERASELKAALSYPACVHDGYLTHGHDLALQKVDRLLTETTHWRTVALTQWADVVGQVGMAAAEERARLAEELEAIRNTLSWRITRPLRGVRTVLGRVRSS; encoded by the coding sequence GTGCCGCCCTTCATCTCCTACGCCCAGAACCGCGAGGACGTGGTGCTCTTCCGAGCACTGGGCCACATCCCCGCCGGCCGCTACGTGGAGGTCGGCGCGAACCATCCGACCCACGACTCGGCCACCTTCGCGTTCTACGAGCGGGGGTGGCGCGGTCTCACGGTCGAGCCGGTGCCCTACTTCGCCGACCTCCACCGCGAGCAGCGCCCCCGCGACACGCTGGTCGAGGCGGCCGTCACCCACCGGGACGTCGGCGAGGTGACCCTGCACGTCGTCCCGGGGACCGGGCTGTCCACCATCGTGGACGCGGTCAGCGACCAGCACGTCGCCTCGGGGATCGCCACCGAGGAACTCGGCGTCCCGGCCGTCCGGCTGGACGCGCTCCTGGCCGATCAGGGGTGGTCGGAGGACGAGGACATCCACTTCCTGCTGGTCGACGTCGAGGGCGCCGAGCAGGAGGTGCTGCAGAGCATCGACCTGCGCCGGTGGCGGCCGTGGGTGCTGGTCATCGAGGCCACCGAGCCGAACTCGACGGCGTCGACCCACGGCGAGTGGGAGGACGGCGTCCTCGAGGCGGGTTACGAGTACTGCCTCTTCGACGGGCTGTCCCGCTACTACGTGGCCGCCGAGCGGGCGTCGGAGCTCAAGGCGGCGCTGAGCTATCCCGCCTGCGTGCACGACGGCTACCTGACCCACGGCCACGACCTGGCCCTGCAGAAGGTCGACCGGCTGCTGACGGAGACCACGCACTGGCGGACGGTGGCCCTCACCCAGTGGGCCGATGTGGTCGGACAGGTCGGCATGGCCGCGGCCGAGGAGCGCGCGCGGCTGGCCGAGGAGCTCGAGGCGATCCGCAACACGCTCTCCTGGCGGATCACCCGCCCGCTGCGCGGGGTCCGCACCGTGCTGGGCCGAGTCCGTTCGTCATGA
- the gmd gene encoding GDP-mannose 4,6-dehydratase, whose amino-acid sequence MKRALITGITGQDGLYLSELLLSKDYEVYGLIRGQNNPKADLVRREVPGVKLLTGDITDLSSLIRAFGVAQPDEVYNLGAISFVAYSWENARLTSDVTGLGVLNVLEATRLHAGEDLSKVRFYQASSSEMFGKVQDVPQRETTLLWPRSPYGVAKVYGHYMTINYRESYGMHASSGILFNHESPRRGPEFVTRKVTQAVARISLGLQESVSLGNLDAKRDWGFAGDYVEAMWRMLQQDEADDYVVATGETHSIRELLDVAFRHVGIDDWEGKVHQDPRFFRPAEVDLLIGDPTKAREQLGWTPKVGFEELVRMMVESDLAQEKERAGR is encoded by the coding sequence ATGAAGCGCGCGCTGATCACCGGGATCACCGGTCAGGACGGCCTCTACCTGTCGGAGCTGCTGCTCTCCAAGGACTACGAGGTCTACGGGTTGATCCGTGGCCAGAACAACCCGAAGGCCGACCTGGTGCGGCGGGAGGTGCCGGGGGTGAAGCTCCTGACGGGGGACATCACCGACCTCTCGAGCCTGATCCGCGCGTTCGGCGTCGCCCAGCCGGACGAGGTCTACAACCTGGGTGCGATCTCGTTCGTGGCCTACTCGTGGGAGAACGCCCGGCTCACCTCGGACGTGACCGGTCTCGGCGTCCTCAACGTGCTGGAGGCCACGCGGCTCCACGCCGGCGAGGACCTGTCGAAGGTCCGCTTCTACCAGGCGTCGAGCTCGGAAATGTTCGGCAAGGTGCAGGACGTGCCGCAGCGCGAGACCACCTTGCTGTGGCCGCGCTCGCCCTACGGCGTGGCCAAGGTCTACGGCCACTACATGACCATCAACTACCGCGAGTCCTACGGGATGCACGCGTCGTCGGGGATCCTGTTCAACCACGAGTCGCCCCGGCGCGGCCCGGAGTTCGTCACGCGCAAGGTGACCCAGGCCGTCGCCCGGATCTCGCTGGGCCTGCAGGAGTCCGTGTCGCTGGGCAACCTCGACGCCAAGCGCGACTGGGGCTTCGCCGGCGACTACGTCGAGGCGATGTGGCGCATGCTGCAGCAGGACGAGGCCGACGACTACGTCGTGGCCACCGGCGAGACCCACTCGATCCGCGAGCTGCTCGACGTGGCGTTCCGCCACGTGGGCATCGACGACTGGGAGGGCAAGGTCCACCAGGACCCGCGCTTCTTCCGGCCGGCCGAGGTGGACCTGCTCATCGGTGACCCGACCAAGGCGCGGGAGCAGCTGGGGTGGACGCCGAAGGTCGGCTTCGAGGAGCTCGTCCGGATGATGGTGGAGTCCGACCTGGCGCAGGAGAAGGAGCGCGCGGGCAGGTGA
- a CDS encoding GDP-mannose 4,6-dehydratase — protein sequence MSPVRALVTGATGQDGSYLVEDLLAEGVEVHALVRDGGSRPGENELPEQVHRHHGDLTDGSALEALVADVAPAEIYNLGGISSVAQSWQEPALTAQVSGLAVGHLLAAAFELQERSGSLVRFVQASSAEIFGFAERVPQDETTPIAPVTPYGAAKAYAHHLVGVWRARGLHASSCILYNHESPRRPDTFVTRKITAGAARIARGLQDELALGNLDPRRDWGWAPDYVRAMRLAARAHDPHTYVIATGVAHSVRDFVAAAFLAAGVPDWERHVTLDPRFARPSDAPEQVGDATRARSVLDWAPTVGFEELVEAMVRHDLELLDAGGA from the coding sequence GTGAGCCCCGTCCGCGCCCTCGTCACCGGGGCCACCGGGCAGGACGGCAGCTATCTGGTCGAGGACCTCCTCGCCGAGGGTGTCGAGGTCCACGCGCTGGTGCGCGACGGCGGCTCCCGGCCAGGGGAGAACGAGCTCCCCGAGCAGGTGCACCGGCACCACGGCGACCTGACCGACGGTTCGGCACTGGAGGCGCTGGTCGCCGACGTCGCGCCGGCCGAGATCTACAACCTGGGCGGCATCTCCTCCGTCGCGCAGTCGTGGCAGGAGCCGGCGCTGACCGCGCAGGTCAGCGGTCTGGCGGTCGGGCACCTGCTCGCCGCCGCCTTCGAGCTCCAGGAGCGGAGCGGGAGCCTCGTCCGGTTCGTCCAGGCCTCCAGCGCCGAGATCTTCGGCTTCGCCGAGCGCGTGCCCCAGGACGAGACGACACCGATCGCCCCCGTGACGCCCTACGGCGCCGCCAAGGCCTACGCCCACCACCTGGTCGGTGTCTGGCGGGCGCGCGGTCTGCACGCCTCGAGCTGCATCCTCTACAACCACGAGTCCCCGCGGCGGCCGGACACCTTCGTCACCCGCAAGATCACCGCGGGCGCGGCGCGGATCGCCCGCGGGCTGCAGGACGAACTGGCCCTGGGCAACCTCGATCCCCGTCGCGACTGGGGCTGGGCGCCCGACTACGTCCGGGCCATGCGGCTCGCCGCGCGGGCGCACGATCCGCACACGTACGTGATCGCGACCGGCGTCGCGCACAGCGTCCGCGACTTCGTGGCCGCCGCGTTCCTCGCGGCGGGCGTGCCCGACTGGGAGCGGCACGTCACGCTGGACCCCCGCTTCGCCCGGCCGTCGGACGCACCCGAGCAGGTCGGTGACGCCACCCGCGCCCGGTCGGTGCTGGACTGGGCTCCCACGGTGGGGTTCGAGGAGCTGGTCGAGGCGATGGTGCGCCACGACCTGGAGCTCCTGGACGCCGGCGGGGCGTGA
- a CDS encoding glycosyltransferase family 2 protein: protein MTVVTTPPPAHLSVTSAPTSAAGQNSLDVTVVLPCYNEQDHVLQEIERITVAMDASGYSYELLVIDDKSTDNTLAVLEAALPRFPHMRLMPFRTNGGSGTARRIGTREAFGKIVVWTDADMTYPNERIPEFVRYLDDNPGVDQVVGARTTEEGTHKFLRVPAKWVIRKFAEKLSATKIPDLNSGLRAFRRDVSLPYLRLLPPASAVSRRSRCRSCPTSTRSTTCRSTTASGRARRSSTSSRTPTGTSCRSCAW from the coding sequence GTGACCGTCGTGACGACGCCTCCTCCGGCGCACCTCTCCGTGACCAGCGCCCCCACCTCCGCGGCCGGGCAGAACAGCCTGGACGTCACGGTGGTGCTGCCCTGCTACAACGAGCAGGACCACGTTCTGCAGGAGATCGAGCGGATCACCGTCGCCATGGACGCCAGCGGCTACAGCTACGAACTGCTGGTCATCGACGACAAGTCGACCGACAACACGCTCGCCGTCCTCGAGGCGGCGCTCCCGCGGTTCCCCCACATGCGGCTCATGCCCTTCCGCACCAACGGCGGCTCGGGCACGGCCCGGCGGATCGGCACCCGCGAGGCGTTCGGGAAGATCGTCGTCTGGACCGACGCCGACATGACCTACCCCAACGAGCGCATCCCGGAGTTCGTCAGGTATCTCGACGACAACCCGGGGGTGGACCAGGTCGTCGGCGCGCGCACGACCGAGGAGGGCACGCACAAGTTCCTCCGCGTGCCGGCGAAGTGGGTCATCCGCAAGTTCGCCGAGAAGCTGTCGGCGACCAAGATCCCCGACCTGAACTCCGGGCTGCGCGCCTTCCGGCGCGACGTCTCGCTGCCCTACCTCCGGCTGCTGCCCCCGGCTTCAGCTGTGTCACGACGATCACGATGTCGTTCCTGTCCAACCAGCACCCGGTCGACTACCTGCCGATCGACTACAGCAAGCGGGCGGGCACGTCGAAGTTCCACTTCGTCAAGGACGCCTACCGGTACATCCTGCAGGTCTTGCGCATGGTGA
- a CDS encoding class I SAM-dependent methyltransferase has product MSTAPALQDRIGRLVARRLLGTRAWTDAAARELARSSAGLRVLEIGSGRQDLGEDAYSLRGAFPEAAEFVQTDVNPDFGHMVLDITDMALDQEFDVILCMNVLEHIYEFRRAVDNLRKALRPGGRLLIATPFLYPYHDEPIDFWRFTEHSMRELCRDFSHVEIRHKGMRRFPKGLLAIATR; this is encoded by the coding sequence ATGAGCACGGCACCCGCACTGCAGGACAGGATCGGCCGACTGGTCGCGCGCCGGCTGCTCGGGACGCGTGCCTGGACCGACGCCGCCGCCAGGGAGCTGGCGCGCAGCAGCGCCGGACTCCGCGTCCTGGAGATCGGCAGCGGGCGGCAGGACCTCGGCGAGGACGCCTACTCGCTGCGCGGTGCCTTCCCCGAAGCGGCCGAGTTCGTGCAGACCGATGTCAACCCCGACTTCGGGCACATGGTCCTCGACATCACCGACATGGCGCTGGACCAGGAGTTCGACGTCATCCTCTGCATGAACGTGCTGGAGCACATCTACGAGTTCCGGCGCGCCGTCGACAACCTGCGCAAGGCGCTGCGGCCCGGTGGCCGGCTGCTCATCGCCACGCCGTTCCTCTACCCGTACCACGACGAGCCGATCGACTTCTGGCGATTCACCGAGCACTCGATGCGCGAGCTCTGCCGCGACTTCTCGCACGTGGAGATCCGTCACAAGGGCATGCGCAGGTTCCCCAAGGGGCTGCTGGCCATCGCCACGAGGTGA